A window of bacterium contains these coding sequences:
- a CDS encoding 8-amino-7-oxononanoate synthase: MEWTRTLKPCFKRENGKIYIKGREYIDFSSNDYLGLSFHPRLKEACKRAISEFGIGSCGSRLLSGDYEIHHRLEEEIAKLKGKEKGLIFNSGYQANLGIISAICDRESLIIADRFSHASIIDGCILSKARLLRFNHNDVDHLESLLKKNKAKNIWVITESVFSMDGDKAPLLDIVSLKERYNFKTLVDEAHATGIFGKDGAGLVDELGLTSNIELIMGTFSKALGSFGGYVVGDKKTIELFINKSRGFIYSTSLPPSIISVNIEAIRLLKDEPERRKVLLKNAFYFRKMLKIEGETQIVPFILGNEELTVKGAEYLREKGFWALPIRPPTVPKNTSRIRFSLCFYHTREILNRLMGALKIYHEGYEL, encoded by the coding sequence ATGGAATGGACAAGGACATTAAAGCCCTGTTTTAAAAGGGAAAATGGAAAAATTTATATTAAAGGAAGGGAATATATTGATTTCTCATCCAATGATTACCTTGGACTATCTTTTCACCCAAGGCTAAAAGAGGCTTGTAAAAGGGCAATAAGTGAATTTGGAATAGGAAGCTGTGGCTCAAGGCTTTTAAGTGGAGATTATGAGATTCATCATAGGCTTGAGGAAGAAATTGCGAAGCTAAAAGGAAAAGAAAAAGGCCTTATTTTTAACTCTGGCTATCAGGCAAATCTTGGAATAATATCTGCAATATGCGACAGGGAAAGTCTTATCATTGCTGATAGGTTTTCCCATGCAAGTATAATTGATGGATGTATCCTTTCAAAAGCAAGGCTTTTAAGATTTAACCACAATGATGTAGACCATCTTGAGAGCCTCCTTAAAAAAAATAAAGCCAAAAATATCTGGGTTATTACAGAATCTGTATTTAGTATGGACGGAGATAAGGCACCCCTTCTTGATATTGTTTCCTTAAAAGAAAGGTATAATTTTAAGACGCTTGTTGATGAGGCACACGCAACAGGCATTTTTGGTAAGGATGGAGCTGGCTTGGTTGATGAGCTTGGCTTAACTTCCAATATTGAGCTTATAATGGGAACATTCAGCAAGGCTTTAGGCTCTTTTGGTGGATATGTTGTGGGAGATAAAAAAACAATTGAGTTATTTATCAACAAATCAAGGGGCTTTATCTATTCAACATCCCTTCCTCCATCTATAATATCTGTAAATATTGAGGCAATCAGACTATTAAAGGATGAACCAGAGAGGAGGAAAGTATTGCTTAAAAATGCCTTTTATTTTAGAAAAATGCTTAAAATAGAAGGAGAAACCCAGATTGTTCCCTTTATTTTGGGAAACGAGGAATTGACAGTCAAGGGAGCAGAGTATTTAAGGGAAAAAGGATTTTGGGCACTTCCCATAAGACCACCAACGGTTCCAAAGAATACATCAAGAATAAGATTTTCTCTCTGTTTTTACCATACAAGGGAGATTTTGAATAGGCTTATGGGTGCTTTAAAAATCTACCATGAAGGATATGAGCTATAA
- a CDS encoding type II secretion system protein — protein sequence MKKAFTLVEIMLVVVVIGILLAIMLPRVGRMVDKSREKACRKNLQNIQSAVTTYCVRPNDEVYPTSNDEFRRILDQYFPQGIPLTTLRRSLEGMDSNAVYVGSQTADITDVGGWFLITNEESPDAGRVFINSLQKDLYGAYYSSYPSW from the coding sequence GATAATGCTTGTGGTTGTTGTTATTGGAATATTGCTTGCTATAATGCTTCCAAGGGTGGGAAGGATGGTAGATAAATCAAGGGAGAAGGCATGTAGAAAAAATCTTCAAAATATCCAATCTGCTGTTACAACATATTGCGTTAGACCAAACGATGAGGTGTATCCTACTTCAAATGATGAGTTTAGAAGAATTCTAGATCAATATTTTCCCCAAGGAATACCGCTTACTACCCTTAGAAGATCTTTAGAAGGTATGGATTCTAATGCAGTGTATGTTGGTTCACAAACAGCGGATATTACAGATGTTGGTGGCTGGTTTCTTATAACTAATGAAGAAAGCCCTGATGCAGGAAGGGTCTTTATAAATTCTTTGCAAAAGGATTTGTATGGTGCCTATTATAGCTCATATCCTTCATGGTAG
- a CDS encoding methylenetetrahydrofolate reductase C-terminal domain-containing protein: MIIAERKPFDEIKKMVSSHKKVLLVGCGTCVTVCMAGGEKETKILALSLKMAMNLEGKQIEFSESTIIRQCEWEFVDELTDKIKDIDAILSLGCGIGVSVIAERFPQIPVYPALNTSFLGFPEKQGLWVERCGACGNCILHLTGGICPVVRCSKGLFNGPCGGSSQGKCEISKDILCAWQIIYDRLKELNKLELLDEIIPPKDWSTERSGGLRRIIREDVYME; this comes from the coding sequence ATGATAATTGCAGAGAGAAAGCCCTTTGATGAGATAAAGAAAATGGTTTCAAGCCACAAAAAGGTATTGCTTGTTGGCTGTGGAACCTGTGTAACGGTATGTATGGCAGGTGGAGAGAAAGAGACAAAAATTCTTGCTTTGTCTTTAAAAATGGCAATGAATCTTGAAGGAAAACAGATAGAATTTTCTGAAAGCACAATTATAAGGCAGTGCGAGTGGGAATTCGTTGATGAGCTAACGGACAAAATAAAGGATATAGATGCCATTCTTTCCCTTGGATGTGGAATTGGCGTCTCTGTGATTGCTGAAAGATTTCCTCAGATTCCTGTTTATCCAGCTTTAAATACATCATTCCTTGGCTTTCCAGAAAAGCAGGGCCTATGGGTTGAAAGGTGTGGTGCCTGCGGAAATTGCATCTTGCATTTAACAGGAGGAATATGTCCTGTTGTTCGGTGTTCCAAGGGTCTTTTTAATGGGCCTTGTGGAGGCTCAAGTCAGGGAAAATGCGAAATATCAAAGGACATTTTGTGTGCCTGGCAGATAATTTACGATAGGCTTAAGGAATTAAACAAATTAGAGCTTTTGGATGAGATTATCCCTCCAAAGGATTGGTCAACAGAGCGCTCAGGGGGGTTAAGAAGAATTATTAGGGAGGATGTTTATATGGAATAG